In Ascochyta rabiei chromosome 2, complete sequence, one genomic interval encodes:
- a CDS encoding 26S proteasome regulatory subunit rpn6: MGRHGLHVISFAGLGATANTAPHRTRHPGSSLARASAQRAPGAGWMPVAHVQQLSAMRKRPEAASAQRLQLDVVRRTCAKPSRRRRRRRRRISVCLPPAGELVPVHHHSSSPHPPHRPPIARPSHAHRSPPPVSATPPSLQHPRLCNTPVSATPPSLQHPRLCNTPVSATPPSLQPPPSMAAADTGKRIEEAQKLAKTEPAKAEKIYQDVLSQDPGSNEQAIKHYETALLALGDLYRDQNKADALAELVRQARSVLSSFAKAKTSKLVRQLLDLFTAIPNTTDTQISVTKSCIDWAVSERRGFLRQNLETRLVSLYMAKQSYYEALALINSLLKELKRLDDKLVLVEVQLLESRVYHALGNISKGRAALTSARTSAASVYTPPLLQAGLDMQSGMLHAEDGDFNTSFSYFIEAMEGYHSQDEEQKATSALQYMLLCKIMLNLGDDVNTLMTSKHAVKYAGKRLDAMKAVARAHTNRSLEEYESALTEFRQELGSDRFITSHLRRLYDNMLEQNLIKVIEPYSRVEIVHVAKMVGLDTVQVERKLSQMILDKVIIGVLDQGAGCLIVYDESERDKGYDAALNTIEKLNSVVEVLYTNQASMLE, translated from the exons ATGGGCCGACACGGGCTGCACGTCATCTCATTCGCCGGGCTAGGCGCGACTGCCAACACAGCACCTCACCGCACCCGTCACCCCGGCAGCAGCCTCGCCCGCGCCTCTGCACAGCGAGCGCCGGGTGCAGGCTGGATGCCCGTGGCCCACGTCCAACAGCTGTCCGCGATGCGCAAACGCCCCGAGGCCGCCTCCGCACAGCGCCTGCAGCTCGACGTC GTGAGGCGGACGTGTGCCAAGCCctcccgccgccgccgccgccgccgccgccgcatCTCAGTGTGCCTCCCTCCGGCGGGCGAGCTTGTGCCTGTGCATCACCACTCGAGCTCTCCACACCCGCCACATCGCCCGCCCATCGCCCGCCCATCGCACGCCCATCGCAGCCCACCCCCCGTCTCTGCAACACCCCCATCTCTGCAACACCCCCGTCTCTGCAACACCCCCGTCTCTGCAACACCCCCGTCTCTGCAACACCCCCGTCTCTGCAACACCCCCGTCTCTGCAACACCCCCGTCTCTGCAACCCCCACCCAGCATGGCCGCCGCAGACACGGGCAAGCGGATAGAGGAGGCGCAGAAGCTCGCGAAGACGGAGCCCGCAAAGGCCGAGAAGATCTACCAGGACGTGCTGTCACAGGACCCCGGCAGCAACGAGCAGGCCATCAAGCACTACGAGACAGCCCTGCTCGCCCTCGGAGACCTGTACCGCGACCAGAACAAGGCCGACGCCCTCGCCGAGCTCGTCAGACAGGCCCGCTCCGTGCTGTCGTCGTTTGCCAAAGCAAAGACATCCAAGCTGG TGCGCCAGCTGCTCGACCTCTTCACCGCCATCCCCAACACCACCGACACCCAGATCTCCGTCACAAAGTCATGCATAGACTGGGCCGTGTCCGAGCGGAGAGGCTTCCTGCGACAGAACCTCGAGACCCGCCTCGTCTCGCTGTACATGGCCAAGCAGTCGTACTACGAGGCCCTGGCCCTCATCAACAGCCTGCTCAAGGAGCTCAAGCGTCTGGACGACAAGCTGGTCCTGGTCGAGGTCCAGCTGCTGGAATCGAGAGTCTACCACGCCCTCGGCAACATCTCAAAGGGCCGCGCCGCCCTCACCTCCGCACGAACCTCGGCCGCCTCCGTCTACACCCCGCCCCTGCTGCAGGCCGGCCTGGACATGCAGAGCGGCATGCTGCACGCAGAGGACGGCGACTTCAACACCTCCTTTTCCTACTTCATCGAGGCCATGGAGGGATACCACTCGCAGGACGAGGAGCAAAAGGCCACCTCCGCGCTCCAGTACATGCTGCTCTGCAAGATCATGCTCAACCTGGGCGACGACGTCAACACCCTCATGACCTCCAAGCACGCTGTCAAGTACGCCGGCAAGCGCCTCGACGCCATGAAGGCCGTTGCGCGAGCACACACCAACCGCAGTCTTGAGGAGTACGAGAGCGCCTTGACGGAATTCAGACAGGAGCTGGGTAGCGACCGCTTCATCACGAGCCATCTTCGGCGCCTCTACGACAACATGCTGGAGCAGAACCTGATCAAGGTCATCGAGCCCTACAGCCGAGTCGAGATCGTCCACGTCGCCAAGATGGTCGGCCTGGACACGGTGCAGGTCGAGCGCAAGCTCTCACAGATGATCCTCGACAAAGTCATCATCGGCGTCCTGGACCAGGGCGCCGGCTGCCTGATTGTGTACGACGAGTCGGAACGCGACAAGGGCTACGACGCCGCCCTGAACACGATCGAGAAGCTGAACAGCGTCGTCGAGGTCCTGTACACAAACCAGGCGTCGATGCTCGAGTAG